The Camelina sativa cultivar DH55 chromosome 14, Cs, whole genome shotgun sequence genome includes a window with the following:
- the LOC104740792 gene encoding DExH-box ATP-dependent RNA helicase DExH12, whose protein sequence is MANLGGGAEAHARFKQYEYRANSSLVLTTDNRPRDTHEPTGEPETLYGRIDPRTFGDRVARGRPQELEDKLKKSKKKERDVVDDTANVRQSKRRRLREESVLTDTDDAVYQPKTKETRAAYEAMLSLIQQQLGGLPLNIVSGAADEILAVLKNETLKNPEKKMEIEKLLNKIKDQEFDQLVSIGKLITDFQEGGDSGGGKADDDEGLDDDLGVAVEFEENEEDDEDSDPDMVQDEDDEEDEEPSRTGGMKVGAGLNDDDAGDASEGTNLNVQDIDAYWLQRKISQAYEQQIDPQQCQVLAEELLKILAEGDDRDVENKLLVHLQFDKFSLVKFLLRNRLKVVWCTRLARAEDQEERNRIEEEMRGLGPELTAIVEQLHATRATAKEREENLQKSINEEARRLRDETGGDGGRGRRDVADRDLESGWVKGQRQMLDLESLAFDQGGLLMANKKCDLPPGSYRSHGKGYDEVHVPWVSKKVDINEKLVKITEMPGWAQPAFKGMQQLNRVQSKVYETALFTAENILLCAPTGAGKTNVAMLTILQQLEMNRNEDGTYNHGDYKIVYVAPMKALVAEVVGNLSNRLKDYGVTVRELSGDQSLTGKEIEETQIIVTTPEKWDIITRKSGDRTYTQLVRLLIIDEIHLLHDNRGPVLESIVARTLRQIETTKENIRLVGLSATLPNYEDVALFLRVDLKKGLFKFDRSYRPVPLHQQYIGISVKKPLQRFQLMNDLCYQKVLAGAGKHQVLIFVHSRKETAKTARAIRDTAMANDTVSRFLKEDSVSREVLQSQVEIVKNNELKDILPYGFAIHHAGLTRSDREIVEDLFAQGHVQVLVSTATLAWGVNLPAHTVIIKGTQVYNPEKGAWMELSPLDVMQMLGRAGRPQYDQHGEGIIITGYSELQYYLSLMNEQLPIESQFISKLADQLNAEIVLGTVQNAREACHWLGYTYLYIRMVRNPTLYGLAPDALAKDVVLEERRADLIHSAATILDKNNLVKYDRKSGYFQVTDLGRIASYYYITHGTIATYNEHLKPTMGDIDLYRLFSLSEEFKYVTVRQDEKMELAKLLDRVPIPIKETLEEPSAKINVLLQAYISQLKLEGLSLTSDMVYITQSAGRLVRALYEIVLKRGWAQLAEKALNLSKMVGKRMWSVQTPLRQFHGIPNDILMKLEKKDLVWERYYDLSAQELGELIRSPKMGRPLHRFIHQFPKLTLSAHVQPITRTVLKVELTVTPDFLWDEKIHKYVEPFWIIVEDNDGEKILHHEYFILKKQYVDEDHTLSFTVPIFEPLPPQYFVRVVSDKWLGSQTVLPVSFRHLILPEKYPPPTELLDLQPLPVTALRNPNYERLYQDFKHFNPVQTQVFTVLYNTNDNVLVAAPTGSGKTICAEFAILRNHQEGPATMRVVYIAPLEAIAKEQFRIWEKKFGKGLGLRVVELTGETALDLKLLEKGQIIVSTPEKWDALSRRWKQRKFVQQVSLFIVDELHLIGGLGGPVLEVIVSRMRYISSQVNNKIRIVALSTSLANAKDLGEWIGASSHGLFNFPPGVRPVPLEIHIQGVDISSFEARMQAMTKPTYTAIVQHAKDKKPAIVFVPTRKHVRLTAVDLMAYSHMDNPQSPDFLLGNLEELDPFVSQIREETLNKTLRHGIGYLHEGLSSLDQEIVTQLFEAGRIQACVMSSSLCWGTPLSAHLVVVMGTQYYDGRENSHSDYPVHDLLQMMGRASRPLLDNAGKCVIFCHAPQKEYYKKFLYEAFPVESNLQHFLHDNFNAEVVAGVIENKQDAVDYLTWTFMYRRLPQNPNYYNLQGVSHRHLSDHLSELVENTLSNLEASKCIEIEDEMELSPLNLGMIASYYYISYTTIERFSSLLSSKTKMKGLLEILTSASEYDMIPIRPGEEETVRRLINHQRFSFENPKCTDPHVKANALLQAHFSRQNIGGNLAMDQRDVLLSATRLLQAMVDVISSNGWLNLALLAMEVSQMVTQGMWERDSMLLQLPHFTKDLAKRCQENPGRNIETVFDLVEMEDEERQELLSMSDVQLLDIARFCNRFPNIDLTYEVVDSEEVTPGKEVTLQVMVERDMEGRTEVGAVDSLRYPKTKEEGWWLVVGDTKTNQLLAIKRVSLQRKAKVKLDFTVPTEPGEKSYTLYFMCDSYLGCDQEYSFSVDVKGAGPGDHMEE, encoded by the exons ATGGCGAACTTGGGAGGCGGTGCGGAAGCACATGCCAGGTTCAAGCAGTACGAGTACAGAGCCAACTCTAGTCTGGTGTTAACCACTGATAATCGTCCTCGGGATACACATGAGCCTACAGGAGAACCGGAAACTCTGTATGGGAGAATTGATCCGAGGACTTTTGGTGACCGTGTTGCTAGGGGAAGGCCTCAGGAGCTGGAGGATAAGCTTAAAAAGTCTAAGAAGAAGGAACGTGATGTTGTGGATGATACTGCTAATGTTCGCCAGAGTAAGAGGCGTCGTCTTAGGGAAGAGAGCGTGCTTACTGATACTGATGATGCGGTTTATCAGCCCAAGACTAAAGAGACGAGGGCTGCTTATGAGGCCATGCTTAGTCTTATTCAGCAGCAGTTGGGTGGGCTACCTCTTAATATTGTTAGTGGTGCAGCGGATGAGATATTGGCCGTCCTCAAGAACGAAACACTTAAAAACCCTGAGAAAAAGATGGAGATCGAGAAGTTGCTGAACAAAATTAAAGACCAGGAGTTTGATCAGCTTGTTAGCATTGGAAAGTTGATCACGGATTTTCAAGAGGGTGGTGATTCTGGTGGTGGTAAGGCTGATGACGATGAGGGGCTTGATGATGATTTGGGCGTCGCTGTTGAGTTtgaggagaatgaagaagatgatgaggatagTGATCCTGATATGGTtcaagacgaagatgatgaggaggatgaagagCCTAGCAGAACTGGAGGTATGAAGGTTGGTGCAGGATTAAATGACGATGATGCAGGAGATGCAAGTGAGGGCACAAATCTTAATGTTCAAGACATAGATGCATATTGGCTCCAGAGAAAGATATCTCAAGCATATGAACAGCAGATTGATCCACAGCAATGCCAAGTACTCGCTGAAGAGCTTCTTAAGATACTCGCTGAAGGAGATGATAGGGATGTTGAGAACAAGCTGCTTGTGCACCTTCAGTTTGACAAGTTTAGCCTTGTTAAATTTCTGCTGCGGAACCGTCTTAAAGTTGTGTGGTGCACTCGGTTGGCTAGGGCAGAAGACCAGGAAGAGAGGAATCGAATTGAGGAGGAGATGAGGGGGTTGGGCCCAGAGTTGACAGCAATTGTGGAGCAGCTGCATGCAACAAGAGCAACAGCGAAAGAGAGGGAGGAGAATCTGCAAAAAAGTATTAACGAAGAAGCTCGACGTTTGAGGGATGAAACTGGTGGAGATGGAGGCAGAGGCAGGAGAGATGTTGCTGATAGAGATTTAGAGAGTGGTTGGGTGAAGGGTCAGCGTCAGATGCTGGACTTGGAGAGTTTGGCTTTTGACCAAGGTGGTCTCCTGATGGCGAATAAGAAGTGTGACCTCCCTCCTGGCTCTTACAGAAGTCATGGCAAAGGATATGATGAAGTCCATGTGCCATGGGTTTCTAAAAAGGTGGATATCAATGAGAAGCTTGTGAAGATTACCGAAATGCCTGGCTGGGCCCAACCTGCTTTTAAGGGAATGCAACAGTTGAACAGGGTTCAAAGCAAAGTGTATGAGACTGCACTTTTTACGGCAGAGAACATTCTTCTTTGTGCTCCAACTGGTGCGGGGAAGACCAATGTTGCTATGCTTACGATACTTCAGCAACTTGAAATGAATAGGAATGAAGATGGAACTTATAACCATGGAGATTACAAAATTGTCTATGTTGCACCCATGAAAGCCCTTGTTGCTGAAGTTGTAGGTAATTTGTCTAATCGTCTGAAGGATTATGGAGTTACTGTGAGAGAACTCAGTGGGGATCAGTCCCTAACCGGGAAAGAAATTGAAGAGACTCAGATAATTGTTACCACACCAGAGAAGTGGGATATCATCACTAGGAAGTCTGGAGATCGAACTTATACTCAGCTTGTGAGACTTCTTATAATCGATGAAATTCATCTCCTTCATGATAATCGAGGTCCTGTGCTTGAAAGCATTGTTGCTAGGACTCTTAGGCAAATTGAAACCACGAAAGAGAATATTCGTCTGGTGGGTTTATCTGCTACACTGCCAAATTATGAAGACGTGGCCTTATTTTTGCGGGTTGATCTTAAGAAAGGTTTGTTTAAATTTGACCGCAGCTACAGACCCGTGCCTCTCCATCAGCAGTATATTGGAATCAGTGTGAAAAAACCGTTGCAGCGGTTCCAACTGATGAATGATCTGTGTTATCAGAAAGTATTGGCTGGTGCTGGAAAGCACCAGGTCCTTATTTTTGTTCATTCGAGGAAGGAAACAGCAAAAACTGCAAGAGCAATACGGGACACGGCAATGGCGAACGATACCGTCAGCAGATTCTTGAAAGAAGATAGTGTAAGTCGTGAAGTTCTTCAGAGTCAGGTTGAGATTGTTAAGAATAATGAGCTGAAAGATATTCTGCCATACGGTTTTGCAATTCATCATGCTGGGTTAACAAGGAGTGATCGTGAGATTGTTGAAGATCTTTTTGCTCAGGGGCATGTGCAAGTCCTGGTTTCCACAGCAACTCTCGCATGGGGTGTGAATTTGCCTGCACATACAGTTATTATAAAAGGAACCCAAGTGTATAATCCTGAGAAAGGGGCGTGGATGGAGCTGAGTCCTCTAGATGTTATGCAGATGCTTGGCCGTGCTGGAAGACCTCAGTATGATCAACATGGGGAGGGTATAATTATCACCGGCTACAGCGAGCTGCAGTATTATCTTTCTTTGATGAATGAGCAACTTCCTATTGAAAGCCAGTTTATTTCTAAACTTGCTGATCAGCTTAATGCTGAAATTGTGCTTGGAACCGTTCAGAATGCTAGAGAGGCTTGCCATTGGCTTGGTTATACGTATTTATATATCCGTATGGTTCGTAATCCAACGCTGTATGGCTTAGCGCCTGATGCACTTGCAAAAGACGTAGTGTTGGAGGAAAGAAGAGCTGACCTG ATACATTCGGCTGCTACTATCTTGGACAAAAACAACTTGGTTAAGTATGACAGGAAAAGTGGGTACTTCCAAGTTACAGATTTGGGACGCATTGCTAGCTACTATTACATAACCCATGGGACAATAGCTACGTACAATGAGCATTTGAAGCCAACAATGGGTGATATAGATCTCTATCGTCTGTTCTCACTGAGTGAGGAGTTCAAGTATGTGACTGTTCGGCAAGATGAAAAGATGGAACTGGCGAAACTTTTGGATCGTGTCCCGATTCCGATCAAGGAAACTTTGGAGGAGCCCAGTGCAAAGATAAATGTATTGCTGCAGGCATATATTTCACAGCTAAAGCTTGAGGGTCTTTCTTTGACATCTGATATGGTCTACATTACTCAG AGTGCTGGACGTCTTGTGCGAGCTCTTTACGAAATTGTATTGAAGCGGGGATGGGCTCAACTGGCAGAGAAGGCTCTGAACTTGTCTAAAATGGTTGGGAAGAGGATGTGGAGTGTCCAGACACCCCTTCGTCAGTTTCATGGAATTCCTAATGATATTTTGATGAAGTTGGAGAAGAAGGATTTGGTGTGGGAGAGATACTATGATCTATCCGCACAGGAGCTAGGAGAGCTTATTCGTAGTCCTAAGATGGGCAGGCCGCTTCACAGGTTCATCCACCAGTTCCCAAAACTGACTCTTTCTGCACATGTTCAGCCTATAACTCGCACTGTTCTGAAGGTGGAGCTCACAGTTACACCTGATTTCTTGTGGGACGagaaaattcataaatatgTTGAGCCGTTCTGGATAATTGTGGAAGACAATGATGGTGAAAAGATCCTTCATCACgagtattttattttgaagaagcAGTATGTTGATGAGGATCACACTTTGAGCTTCACTGTGCCAATCTTTGAACCACTACCACCTCAGTATTTTGTCCGAGTGGTTTCAGACAAGTGGCTTGGCTCGCAGACTGTGTTGCCTGTATCTTTCAGGCATCTTATTCTTCCAGAAAAGTATCCACCTCCGACGGAACTACTGGACTTGCAGCCCCTCCCAGTGACGGCGCTAAGGAATCCAAATTATGAGAGACTCTATCAGGATTTCAAGCATTTTAATCCAGTGCAGACCCAGGTCTTTACTGTTTTGTATAACACAAACGACAATGTGTTGGTTGCTGCTCCAACGGGAAGTGGGAAAACTATTTGTGCGGAGTTTGCTATTTTAAGGAATCATCAAGAAGGGCCTGCTACAATGCGTGTTGTTTATATTGCGCCGCTCGAGGCTATTGCCAAGGAGCAGTTTCGTATCTGGGAGAAGAAGTTTGGGAAGGGTCTTGGTTTACGGGTTGTTGAGCTAACTGGGGAGACTGCATTGGATCTTAAGCTGCTTGAGAAAGGTCAGATAATCGTAAGTACTCCTGAGAAATGGGATGCTCTTTCCCGCAGGTGGAAACAGAGAAAATTCGTTCAACAGGTTAGCCTTTTCATCGTCGATGAACTCCATCTAATTGGAGGTCTAGGTGGTCCAGTGTTGGAGGTAATCGTCTCCAGAATGAGATATATTTCAAGTCAGGTCAATAACAAGATCAGGATTGTTGCGTTATCCACTTCCCTTGCAAATGCGAAGGATCTTGGGGAGTGGATTGGGGCCAGTTCCCACGGCCTTTTCAACTTCCCTCCCGGAGTCCGTCCTGTCCCTCTGGAGATTCACATTCAGGGAGTGGATATATCTAGTTTTGAAGCCAGGATGCAGGCGATGACCAAGCCAACCTACACTGCCATAGTCCAGCACGCCAAGGACAAGAAGCCGGCTATTGTTTTCGTCCCAACCCGTAAACATGTCCGCTTGACTGCTGTGGATCTGATGGCTTATTCTCACATGGATAACCCGCAGAGTCCTGACTTTCTGTTAGGGAATCTGGAAGAACTGGATCCTTTTGTTAGCCAAATCCGCGAGGAAACACTGAATAAGACACTGCGCCATGGTATTGGGTACTTGCATGAGGGTTTAAGCAGTCTGGATCAGGAGATTGTGACACAGCTCTTTGAAGCTGGACGGATACAGGCTTGTGTGATGAGCAGTTCATTGTGTTGGGGCACTCCATTATCTGCGCATTTGGTGGTCGTAATGGGGACACAGTATTACGATGGGAGGGAAAATTCACATTCTGATTATCCCGTCCATGATCTGCTTCAGATGATGGGGCGTGCTAGCCGACCTCTTCTTGACAATGCCGGGAAGTGTGTGATCTTTTGTCACGCACCGCAGAAGGAGTATTACAAGAAATTTTTGTACGAAGCCTTCCCTGTGGAAAGTAATCTCCAGCATTTCTTGCATGATAATTTCAACGCAGAAGTGGTTGCTGGGGTTATAGAAAACAAGCAAGATGCCGTGGATTATCTTACATGGACTTTCATGTACAGGAGGCTTCCCCAGAACCCGAACTACTACAATCTCCAAGGTGTTAGCCACAGGCATTTGTCTGATCACCTATCAGAGCTGGTTGAGAACACCTTGTCTAATCTTGAAGCCAGTAAATGCATTGAGATAGAGGATGAGATGGAACTCTCTCCTCTTAACCTTGGTATGATTGCATCCTATTATTACATCAGTTATACCACCATTGAGCGCTTCAGTTCTCTGTTGTCTTCTAAAACCAAGATGAAGGGTCTTCTTGAGATCTTGACATCAGCTTCGGAGTATGACATGATCCCTATACGGCCTGGCGAAGAGGAGACTGTTCGGAGACTAATCAATCACCAGAGGTTCTCTTTTGAAAACCCAAAATGCACAGACCCTCATGTGAAGGCAAACGCGCTTCTCCAGGCGCATTTCTCAAGGCAAAACATTGGCGGGAACTTGGCAATGGATCAGCGTGATGTCCTTTTATCTGCAACTAGACTTCTTCAAGCTATGGTCGATGTGATATCAAGCAATGGCTGGCTGAATCTTGCTCTGTTAGCTATGGAAGTAAGCCAGATGGTGACTCAAGGCATGTGGGAGCGGGACTCCATGCTTCTGCAGCTCCCTCACTTTACAAAGGACTTGGCCAAGAGGTGCCAGGAGAACCCGGGGAGAAACATTGAAACCGTATTTGATCTTGTGGAGATGGAGGACGAAGAACGCCAAGAGCTTCTCAGTATGTCAGACGTGCAGCTTCTAGACATTGCCAGATTCTGCAACCGCTTCCCAAACATCGACCTTACCTACGAGGTTGTGGACAGTGAAGAGGTGACCCCAGGGAAAGAGGTTACATTGCAAGTGATGGTTGAGAGAGACATGGAGGGGAGGACAGAAGTGGGAGCTGTGGATTCACTCAGGTATCCCAAGACCAAAGAAGAAGGATGGTGGCTGGTCGTGGGAGACACCAAGACGAATCAGTTGCTGGCAATCAAGCGTGTCTCATTGCAACGGAAAGCGAAGGTGAAGCTGGATTTCACAGTACCGACTGAACCAGGAGAGAAGTCATACACACTATACTTCATGTGCGACTCTTACTTGGGCTGTGACCAAGAGTACTCTTTCTCTGTTGATGTCAAAGGAGCTGGCCCTGGAGATCACATGGAAGAATGA